Proteins found in one Fusarium keratoplasticum isolate Fu6.1 chromosome 12, whole genome shotgun sequence genomic segment:
- a CDS encoding Zn(2)-C6 fungal-type domain-containing protein: MTESGKEMNTSTRCRKPHTRSRAGCLTCRKRRVRCDGGQPVCTKCTKSRRTCEYGSDLPLRDRRAEWLPGEHQPWTVDTQVALNPGSSMTNSMDPFDCLGLDMSYKSRQLLHYFRYAKGCTDMLSNTTGKDPFSLLSIHPDALRDTLLVAGLHYAWTVGDIHTYQSTLLFHKVATIRILNNWLHNINQPGLMTFVRHVSILCFVEGCHGNVAAAETHLKGLVDAVDLLSPSDGNFLNSLSVGEELANRYLIFTHYSFQGFKARIVSSAALQKIFTQENVAEFSDFLSLVYDWREQRIGNLEKRLGAMRMMPFFFAVLPPDARFYDIDATPMVECLKSLTATILFTSDDNTTYDPSWEWIEGSESRLLYETVKAHFASLSEPQDGDSPETPRLSTSWSSMCVATGLYLHSALGIWYAGESLEPRMFRRFLSILMRDVDRNVHQIRSPSLSDLWFWKTFLGAYSIAKLQSFSLQKDPQAFHQLSTQRKITCAIMSRAQIIPHIYLLCLDQQCSIAFQEASQQLELGSPTQVSILNCELTGVPSTVQFDTIVSPANSYGQLDGGFDDAISLAFSPGDDYMALTRAAQEQLYDEWRGFAPPGTCTIVRIPETFRQRSMNVWGTKFLALCPTMRVPMDVRWDREIVYDAVWSLLCAIDKHNRAAPDNDKISRILMTPMATGTGLVTPERWAEQTVLAIKHFREAVENPQKWSAMEWPDIFEVGDDIEDTWNYDDEDNRTPEYQVHGQYQSNGNCIGRWAALCVIGFDVLKAVFLMISGR, encoded by the exons ATGACCGAGTCTGGAAAAGAGATGAACACAAGCACCAGGTGCCGAAAGCCGCACACGCGGAGCCGAGCCGGATGTCTCACATGCAGGAAGCGTCGCGTCCGATGCGATGGAGGCCAGCCAGTCTG CACAAAGTGTACAAAGTCTAGAAGGACTTGTGAGTATGGCTCAGATCTCCCGCTCCGAGACCGCCGGGCGGAATGGCTCCCTGGTGAGCACCAGCCGTGGACGGTGGATACACAAGTTGCACTGAATCCTGGATCATCCATGACAAATTCTATGGATCCGTTCGATTGTCTGGGACTTGACATGTCATACAAGTCAAGGCAGCTTCTTCATTACT TCCGCTACGCGAAAGGCTGCACTGACATGCTCTCAAACACAACGGGAAAAGACCC CTTTTCTCTACTCTCCATCCACCCAGACGCGCTTAGGGACACCCTGCTTGTCGCCGGACTACACTACGCCTGGACTGTGGGAGATATCCACACTTACCAGTCCACTCTTTTATTCCACAAAGTTGCAACTATTCGGATCTTGAACAACTGGCTTCACAATATCAATCAGCCTGGGCTGATGACTTTTGTGAGGCACGTCTCAATTCTATGCTTTGTCGAG GGCTGCCATGGCAATGTAGCCGCAGCAGAAACTCACCTCAAAGGACTAGTTGACGCTGTGGATCTACTAAGCCCGAGTGATGGCAACTTTCTGAACAGTTTGAGTGTTGGGGAAGAGCTTGCCAATCGATATCTCATCTT TACACATTATTCTTTCCAGGGATTCAAAGCACGAATCGTCAGCAGCGCTGCCCTGCAAAAGATATTCACCCAAGAAAACGTGGCAGAGTTTTCTGACTTTTTGTCCTTGGTCTATGATTGGCGAGAGCAAAGGATTGGCAATCTAGAGAAGAGGCTAGGCGCCATGAGAAtgatgcccttcttcttcgctgTCCTGCCACCTGACGCCAGATTCTACGACATTGATGCAACACCCATGGTGGAATGCCTGAAGAGCCTCACGGCCACGATACTGTTCACCAGCGATGACAACACGACGTATGATCCTAGTTGGGAGTGGATTGAGGGATCAGAATCGAGGTTACTCTATGAGACGGTCAAAGCACACTTCGCTTCGCTTTCAGAACCGCAAGATGGTGACTCCCCAGAGACTCCTAGGCTCAGCACCTCGTGGTCCAGCATGTGCGTCGCTACCGGTCTCTACCTACACAGCGCCTTGGGGATCTGGTATGCTGGAGAGTCATTGGAACCACGCATGTTCCGCCGCTTCCTGTCAATTCTGATGCGCGACGTCGACCGAAACGTCCACCAGATACGATCGCCTAGCTTGTCTGATCTGTGGTTCTGGAAGACTTTTCTCGGAGCTTACAGTATAGCAAAGCTTCAGTCGTTCTCTCTTCAAAAGGAC CCGCAGGCCTTTCATCAACTATCAACTCAGCGCAAGATAACCTGCGCCATCATGTCCCGGGCTCAGATCATCCCTCATATCTATCTGCTATGCCTCGATCAACAATGCAGCATCGCCTTCCAAGAGGCTAGTCAACAACTTGAGCTTGGCTCCCCAACTCAAGTGTCTATCCTCAACTGCGAGCTCACGGGAGTGCCATCCACAGTTCAATTCGACACCATCGTATCTCCTGCAAATTCATATGGCCAGCTAGATGGTGGCTTcgatgatgccatctccCTTGCCTTCTCACCTGGCGACGACTATATGGCGCTTACTCGTGCAGCTCAGGAACAGCTGTATGATGAATGGCGAGGCTTTGCGCCCCCCGGAACCTGCACCATAGTTCGGATCCCGGAAACCTTCCGTCAGCGATCGATGAACGTCTGGGGCACAAAATTCTTGGCGCTCTGCCCTACGATGCGTGTCCCCATGGACGTTAGGTGGGACAGAGAGATTGTCTACGACGCTGTGTGGAGCTTGCTCTGCGCCATTGACAAGCACAATCGTGCAGCACCCGATAACGACAAGATCTCAAGGATACTCATGACTCCCATGGCGACGGGCACAGGCCTCGTCACTCCAGAGAGATGGGCGGAGCAGACAGTCTTGGCGATTAAGCATTTTCGCGAAGCGGTAGAGAACCCGCAGAAATGGAGTGCGATGGAGTGGCCTGACATCtttgaggttggagatgacatCGAAGACACGTGGAAttatgatgatgaggacaaTCGCACGCCTGAGTATCAGGTTCATGGCCA GTACCAGTCGAACGGGAACTGTATCGGTCGTTGGGCGGCTCTATGCGTCATTGGGTTTGATGTGTTGAAAGCCGTGTTTTTGATGATATCAGGTCGTTGA
- a CDS encoding AB hydrolase-1 domain-containing protein: MSQKPTLIFVPGAWHLPECWHKIVSAMEAQDFKCVPVALPTVSSNTEATFGDDVHAIQDAIQGETTQGRDVVVVVHSYGGAVGASALKGFTAKPKDEGTGRVIGFFMIATGFAVGGVTFLDALGGKPPPIWEADYEKGLAPLTVDPRELFYHDLPEEEGKYWVDKIQPQSLKAFTTGAEYGYPGWKEVPVWYLATTEDRSHPTEVQKMFTQKARDEGGDITYREIASSHSPFLSKPDETAAILLEAIQAFTA, from the coding sequence ATGTCTCAAAAACCAACTCTTATTTTTGTCCCCGGAGCATGGCATCTTCCTGAGTGCTGGCACAAAATTGTCTCGGCCATGGAAGCCCAGGACTTCAAATGTGTTCCTGTGGCCCTCCCCACTGTCTCCTCCAACACCGAGGCCACCTTTGGAGACGACGTCCATGCGATCCAAGACGCAATCCAAGGAGAGACGACCCAAGGACGCGACGTGGTTGTCGTAGTCCACTCTTACGGCGGCGCTGTCGGAGCAAGTGCCCTCAAGGGCTTCAccgccaagcccaaggatgaAGGCACTGGACGTGTCATCGGATTCTTCATGATTGCCACCGGCTTCGCGGTCGGCGGCGTCACGTTCCTCGATGCCCTCGGTGGTAAGCCACCACCCATCTGGGAGGCCGACTACGAGAAGGGCCTCGCGCCGCTCACAGTCGACCCGAGAGAACTCTTCTACCACGACCTccccgaggaggaaggaAAATACTGGGTCGACAAAATCCAGCCTCAGTCACTCAAGGCCTTTACAACAGGTGCCGAATATGGATATCCTGGCTGGAAGGAGGTTCCCGTCTGGTATCTCGCCACGACCGAGGATAGGTCGCATCCGACTGAGGTGCAGAAGATGTTTACGCAAAAGGCGAGGGATGAGGGGGGAGATATTACGTACCGGGAGATTGCGAGCAGTCATTCGCCTTTCTTGAGCAAGCCTGATGAGACTGCCGCCATTTTGCTTGAGGCTATCCAGGCGTTTACGGCATAG
- a CDS encoding PAD domain-containing protein, translating into MRHPSLTGLILSLQPLVAHCALINPDIRADTNRDGVVDLTGDSDAINKAVWSDARGAIFLPNVGDKELRCSNTDRNGMPLSNEELSWCNDASGHLLLAPEYLAPLRTVPLANISDDAFAHVYATPREAYERVRIFYLEDAQQPNSTTSWRLVNKQLNFNATQLRDGLVLGIDGREFVTEAEVWDGHVTVHFDVYNTPGFKNYVRDSVALKVAPVLTHHPLQRVETLVSTFANDSEPIQQYFVQQLDDARSVAGIENPLWLFNQSSDIWAQDIVEPAYASMPGPNGPIAIRIMLRSAQSTRTGGRQVFEQLRGPGIGGFQPADGPGIGFSSSGFGYHTINSYGNLETIPPHRSKDGTLYKAGRVIQGKHFEEFPAQAVRNLIFGNGVQSTLFLETGWLVVGHVDEFVQFLPFDNDLGFTIGIASPDVGIKILSDAQAAGHGNASAISFDAQPQIERFDAEEPPFLNLSVSNLLDNKTFIEVNRYAQKWIDYNLDILLSEIPLDREDVVHVPALYRDQSGYGPWIRPDGLDYYWPPVHKDEYQLGAFIPAPINGIVIGNHYLSPNPFGPIINGVDVIAHAVTEAYARTGMNVTFVDDYYSHHMRGGEIHCGSNTLRETDVEWWQ; encoded by the coding sequence ATGAGACACCCTTCTCTCACTGGGCTGATTCTCAGTCTGCAACCTCTCGTTGCACACTGCGCTCTGATCAACCCGGACATCCGAGCGGACACGAACCGTGATGGCGTGGTTGATCTGACAGGCGACTCGGATGCAATCAACAAGGCTGTTTGGAGCGATGCGAGAGGCGCCATCTTTCTCCCCAACGTTGGTGACAAAGAGTTGCGCTGTTCCAACACCGATCGCAACGGAATGCCCTTGAGCAACGAGGAGCTGTCCTGGTGCAATGACGCATCAGGCCATCTTCTGCTTGCTCCAGAGTATCTTGCTCCTCTCAGGACTGTCCCTCTTGCCAACATATCAGATGATGCTTTCGCGCATGTCTACGCTACTCCTCGTGAAGCATATGAAAGGGTCCGTATCTTTTATTTGGAAGATGCGCAGCAACCAAACTCGACAACTTCTTGGAGGCTGGTGAACAAGCAGCTCAACTTCAACGCAACCCAGCTGCGAGATGGCCTGGTTCTCGGAATCGACGGCCGCGAATTTGTTACCGAGGCTGAAGTCTGGGATGGCCATGTTACCGTCCACTTTGACGTATACAACACGCCTGGTTTCAAAAACTACGTTCGCGACTCGGTCGCTCTCAAGGTGGCCCCAGTCCTTACCCATCACCCGCTCCAGCGTGTCGAGACACTCGTCAGCACATTCGCAAACGACTCTGAGCCCATTCAGCAGTACTTTGTTCAACAGCTGGATGATGCTCGCTCCGTCGCCGGTATTGAGAACCCTCTGTGGTTGTTCAATCAGTCCTCTGATATCTGGGCCCAGGATATTGTTGAGCCAGCTTATGCAAGCATGCCAGGCCCTAATGGCCCCATTGCTATCCGAATCATGCTTCGATCAGCGCAGTCCACTCGAACTGGTGGTCGTCAAGTCTTTGAACAGCTTCGAGGCCCCGGCATCGGCGGGTTTCAACCGGCAGATGGTCCAGGAATCGGCTTTTCATCTTCTGGGTTTGGCTACCATACTATCAACAGCTACGGCAACCTTGAGACTATTCCTCCTCACCGTAGCAAGGATGGCACTCTCTACAAAGCTGGTCGAGTCATTCAAGGCAAGCACTTTGAAGAGTTTCCGGCCCAAGCTGTCCGGAACCTCATTTTTGGTAATGGAGTGCAATCGACCCTTTTCCTGGAGACTGGTTGGTTGGTAGTCGGGCACGTCGATGAATTTGTCCAATTCTTGCCTTTTGACAACGACTTGGGCTTCACTATTGGAATCGCCAGTCCAGATGTCGGCATCAAGATCTTGAGCGATGCTCAAGCTGCAGGCCACGGCAACGCGTCAGCCATCAGCTTCGATGCTCAGCCCCAGATTGAACGTttcgatgccgaggagccGCCTTTCTTGAACTTGTCCGTTTCCAATCTCTTGGATAACAAGACGTTTATCGAGGTGAACAGATACGCCCAGAAATGGATCGATTACAACCTCGATATTCTCTTGTCCGAGATTCCTCTTGACAGGGAGGATGTCGTCCACGTCCCTGCGCTCTACCGTGACCAATCTGGGTATGGACCTTGGATCCGACCTGATGGACTGGACTACTACTGGCCCCCAGTCCACAAAGATGAATATCAACTGGGTGCCTTTATTCCGGCACCGATCAACGGCATTGTTATTGGAAATCACTACTTGAGTCCTAACCCATTTGGCCCGATTATCAACGGTGTTGATGTTATCGCTCATGCGGTTACAGAAGCGTACGCCCGTACTGGGATGAACGTCACGTTTGTCGATGATTATTATAGCCACCATATGCGTGGTGGTGAGATTCACTGCGGGTCCAACACCCTGAGGGAAACTGATGTGGAATGGTGGCAGTAG
- a CDS encoding MFS domain-containing protein has product MSNVPETEGVPKAASTHKEDIERKASVAEDVSKGDQTQYHKIDKELAKYAGGEAIHISPEESTRLRKMIDKRVLLVMIMTYFLQAIDKGTLSFASIMNMPADVGMALPDGKPGPHWPWLTTCVYIGILFVEYPQNYIIARVPVAKYLSFSIVAWSIVLGCHAATSSMAGLITVRTLLGIFESACQPAFVVLSGMWYRREEQASRVTYWYMMNGAQQIVGGLLAYCFTLISSGPLKNWQWLFLSYAIVSLIFGIFVGWWMPDSPMRAKCFSEEDKRLMIERVRDNQTGIQNKTFKKEQAIEALKDPQTWCYAGIQFCTTFPTSGLGAFANVIIKGAFNFSTLQTQLLAMVLGFYIIIVLLGSVWLVKKFNQNIYIMLGFVVPSFIGTILIMTVPNKNFSTSVGLLICYYITLSFWSAQTLGLSMMSRNVAGQTKKTFVIANNFIWWSAGNAAGSQVFLAREAPKYHTAFATHLGCYSALVIILIFFRWHLSRENKRRDEMAAAGVREAADDRMVHAFEDLTDKENPNFRYVL; this is encoded by the exons atgtccaacGTTCCTGAGACCGAGGGCGTGCCCAAGGCCGCCTCCACGCACAAGGAGGACATTGAGCGCAAGGCCTCTGTTGCTGAGGATGTGTCCAAGGGTGATCAGACACAGTACCACAAGATCGACAAGGAGCTGGCCAAATATGCTGGAGGCGAGGCCATCCACATCTCCCCTGAGGAGAGCACGCGTCTGCGCAAAATGATTGACAAGCGTGTGCTGCTGGTCATGATCATGACGTACTTCTTGCAGGCTATCGACAAGGGAACTTTGTCGTTTGC TTCCATCATGAACATGCCTGCGGATGTAGGAATGGCTCTTCCTGATGG AAAGCCTGGTCCCCACTGGCCCTGGCTCACAACCTGTGTGTACATCGGTATCCTCTTCGTCGAATACCCCCAG AACTACATCATCGCTCGAGTCCCCGTAGCCAAGTACCTCTCCTTCAGCATCGTCGCCTGGTCCATCGTCCTCGGCTGCCACGCCGCCACGAGCAGCATGGCCGGCCTCATCACGGTCCGCACCCTCCTCGGTATCTTCGAGTCCGCCTGCCAACCCGCCTTCGTCGTCCTCTCAGGAATGTGGTACCGCCGCGAAGAACAGGCCTCCCGCGTGACATACTGGTACATGATGAACGGCGCCCAGCAGATCGTCGGCGGTCTCCTTGCCTACTGCTTCACGCTGATCAGCTCTGGACCTCTGAAGAACTGGCAGTGGCTGTTCCTGTCTTATGCCATTGTTTCCCTCATCTTTGGCATTTTCGTCGGTTGGTGGATGCCCGATTCTCCTATGCGAGCCAAGTGCTTCAGCGAGGAGGATAAGCGTCTGATGATCGAGCGTGTGCGAGATAACCAGACCGGTATCCAGAACAAGaccttcaagaaggagcaggCCATCGAGGCTCTCAAGGATCCTCAGACCTGGTGCTATGCTGGTATCCAGTTCTGTACCACTTTCCCCACCAGTGGACTCGGTGCCTTTGCCAACGTTATCATCAAGGGGGCGTTCAACTTTTCTACCCTTCAGACCCAGCTCCTTGCCATGGTTCTTGGTTTCTACATCATCATTGTTCTGCTTGGTTCCGTTTGGCTCGTCAAGAAGTTCAACCAGAACATTTACATCATGCTGGGCTTTGTCGTGCCTTCTTTCATCGGCACAATCCTGATTATG ACTGTTCCGAACAAGAACTTTAGTACCTCTGTTGGTCTCCTCATCTGCTACTACATCACCCTCTCTTTCTGGTCCGCCCAGACCCTGGGTCTGAGCATGATGTCCCGTAACGTCGCTGGCCAGACTAAGAAGACCTTTGTCATTGCCAACAACTTCATCTGGTGGAGTGCTGGCAACGCCGCTGGTAGCCAGGTCTTCCTC GCCAGGGAAGCCCCCAAGTACCACACTGCTTTCGCCACCCACCTCGGCTGCTACTCcgccctcgtcatcatcctcatcttcttccgcTGGCACCTCAGCCGCGAGAACAAGCGACGCGACGAGATGGCCGCCGCCGGTGTCCGTGAAGCTGCTGACGATCGCATGGTTCACGCCTTTGAGGATCTGACTGACAAGGAGAACCCCAACTTCCGTTATGTTCTGTAA